From Sphingobium sp. RAC03, a single genomic window includes:
- a CDS encoding DUF3237 domain-containing protein produces MSPEDAVPADAVRPGLAFVYAASAELAAPIPIGETPDGIRRIIPILSGTVEGPHIRGRILGGGSDWQLLRSDGVTVADATYGIETDDGTIIQIRNRGLRHGPAEVMARLAAGDPVDPSAYYFRTVPEFIAPLGPYAWLNSSIFVCSGARHPDSIRLWVWRVT; encoded by the coding sequence ATGTCTCCTGAAGATGCCGTGCCCGCCGACGCCGTTCGGCCAGGGTTGGCGTTCGTCTATGCGGCCAGCGCCGAACTGGCCGCGCCCATTCCGATCGGGGAAACGCCCGATGGCATCCGGCGGATCATCCCCATCCTGTCGGGCACGGTCGAAGGGCCGCATATCCGTGGCCGCATCCTTGGCGGAGGCAGCGATTGGCAACTTTTGCGGTCCGATGGCGTCACCGTCGCGGATGCAACCTATGGCATCGAAACCGATGACGGCACCATCATCCAGATCCGCAATCGCGGCCTGCGCCATGGGCCTGCCGAGGTCATGGCCCGCCTGGCGGCCGGTGACCCCGTCGACCCGTCGGCCTATTATTTTCGCACCGTACCGGAGTTCATCGCACCGCTTGGTCCCTATGCATGGCTCAATAGCAGCATCTTCGTCTGTTCGGGCGCGCGCCATCCCGATTCCATCCGGCTTTGGGTCTGGCGTGTCACCTGA
- a CDS encoding kinase: protein MPIAIDDLIAAERLPPSYAVMVDRWWRPLARQIAYWHASAGRPLIIGINGAQGSGKSTVCRFLQASLLPEQGLSAAVVSLDDLYLPLQAREQMARDIHPLFRTRGVPGTHDVDAGMALLEAMVAGRDTLILRFSKALDDRLPQADWTRHAGKVDILLFEGWCVGARPQDAAALEQPLNALEAQEDPDGIWRRHVNKALQTSYAQWFAMIDHLLMLKPPSFDHVLNNRLRQEHKLRATAPDAPGIMDDAAVARFVSHYERVTRHMVADLPDHVDLLFQLSAGQDVISCTGLANEDAHVS from the coding sequence GTGCCAATCGCCATCGACGATCTTATCGCCGCCGAGCGATTGCCGCCATCCTATGCGGTGATGGTCGATCGCTGGTGGCGGCCGCTCGCACGGCAGATAGCATATTGGCATGCATCGGCCGGACGGCCCCTCATCATCGGGATCAACGGGGCGCAGGGCAGCGGGAAATCCACGGTCTGCCGCTTTCTCCAGGCATCGCTGCTGCCCGAACAGGGGCTGTCGGCGGCGGTCGTTTCCCTGGACGATCTTTACCTGCCGTTGCAGGCGCGGGAACAGATGGCGAGGGACATCCACCCCCTGTTCCGCACGCGCGGGGTGCCGGGCACGCATGATGTCGATGCGGGCATGGCGCTGCTGGAGGCTATGGTCGCCGGTCGAGACACGCTGATCCTGCGGTTCAGCAAGGCGTTGGACGACCGGTTGCCGCAGGCGGACTGGACGCGCCATGCGGGCAAGGTCGATATCCTGCTGTTCGAAGGCTGGTGCGTGGGCGCGCGACCGCAGGATGCCGCCGCCCTGGAGCAGCCGCTCAATGCGCTGGAGGCGCAGGAGGATCCCGACGGCATCTGGCGGCGTCATGTAAACAAAGCCCTCCAGACATCCTATGCGCAGTGGTTCGCGATGATCGATCATCTGCTCATGTTGAAGCCGCCGTCTTTCGACCATGTCCTGAACAACCGACTGCGCCAGGAACATAAGCTGCGGGCGACCGCGCCGGATGCGCCGGGGATCATGGACGACGCCGCAGTCGCGCGGTTCGTCAGCCATTATGAGCGTGTGACTCGCCACATGGTCGCCGACCTGCCGGATCATGTCGACCTATTGTTCCAGCTAAGCGCCGGGCAGGACGTGATATCCTGCACAGGCCTTGCAAATGAGGATGCCCATGTCTCCTGA
- a CDS encoding 2-hydroxyacid dehydrogenase, with protein MPDKPRLLVTRKWPERVEALIAERYDATFNQDDVPLTQAALAAAMQDYDAICPTITDKLHAGIVGTAGQRAKIIANYGAGVDHIDLAAARGAGIVVTNTPGVLTDATADIVVTLMLMASRRAGEGERELRAGQWAGWRPTHLLGTSLRGKTLGLVGFGRIAQAMAERARFGFGMDIIYYSRRPGAQDAVQRLDARYVSSLAEMVAQCDVVSLHIPGGAETRNIIDAAIFAQMAPHAILINTARGDVVDEDALVDALESGRIGGAGLDVFVGEPHLSQRLRDAPNIVLLPHLGSATRETREAMGLRALANLDDWREGRVPQDSL; from the coding sequence ATACCCGACAAGCCCCGTTTATTGGTGACGCGCAAATGGCCCGAACGGGTCGAGGCGCTGATCGCGGAACGCTATGATGCGACGTTCAATCAGGATGACGTCCCGCTGACGCAAGCGGCACTGGCTGCAGCGATGCAGGACTATGACGCCATCTGCCCCACCATCACCGACAAGCTGCACGCCGGCATTGTCGGGACGGCGGGGCAACGCGCGAAGATCATCGCCAATTACGGCGCAGGCGTCGATCATATCGACCTGGCGGCGGCGCGCGGCGCAGGCATCGTCGTGACCAATACGCCCGGCGTCCTGACGGATGCGACCGCCGACATCGTCGTCACCCTGATGCTGATGGCGTCGCGGCGGGCAGGCGAAGGCGAGCGGGAATTACGCGCCGGGCAATGGGCGGGCTGGCGGCCGACCCATCTGCTTGGCACCAGCCTGCGCGGCAAGACGCTGGGGCTGGTCGGTTTCGGCCGCATTGCCCAGGCGATGGCCGAACGCGCCCGTTTCGGCTTTGGCATGGACATCATCTATTATTCGCGGCGTCCCGGCGCGCAGGACGCGGTGCAGCGCCTGGATGCCCGCTATGTGTCGTCGCTGGCCGAGATGGTCGCCCAATGCGATGTCGTCTCGCTGCATATTCCGGGCGGCGCGGAAACCCGCAACATCATCGATGCGGCTATCTTCGCGCAGATGGCCCCCCATGCGATTCTGATCAACACCGCGCGCGGCGACGTGGTCGATGAAGACGCGCTGGTCGATGCGCTGGAATCCGGGCGGATCGGTGGCGCGGGCCTCGATGTCTTTGTCGGCGAACCCCATCTTTCCCAACGCCTGCGCGATGCGCCGAACATAGTTCTCCTCCCCCATCTGGGCAGCGCGACGCGGGAGACGCGGGAGGCAATGGGCCTGCGCGCGCTCGCCAATCTCGACGACTGGAGAGAGGGGCGGGTGCCCCAGGACAGTCTATAG
- a CDS encoding TauD/TfdA dioxygenase family protein, whose product MVLTATPITPRFGAELSGIDVSKPLSDADVAAIKDAMNQWGVCVIRGTGFDNASHVAFSRHFGHLETAPSVKNRPRRHPDTPEIFDASNLTPTGEILVDENMVLHKKGDRLWHTDSSFMDLRSAYSLLLAYEVPKEGGLTYFADMRSAYEDLPADIKEKVDTLQAEHSLWYSRLLAGFPITEEEIDGRPKARQPMVMHQEATGRTAIYIGSHAMDVVGLPREEGRALIKYLIEFATQPHYVFGVSYQPGDIVIWDNLATMHRGGDFDIYKERRDMRRTTVREGEPPEHADDPFTAYFSASAPQS is encoded by the coding sequence ATGGTTTTGACTGCGACCCCCATCACCCCGCGCTTTGGTGCCGAGCTTTCCGGCATCGACGTCAGCAAGCCGTTGAGCGACGCCGATGTCGCCGCCATCAAGGATGCGATGAACCAGTGGGGCGTGTGCGTCATTCGCGGCACGGGCTTCGACAATGCGTCCCATGTCGCCTTCAGCCGCCATTTCGGCCATTTGGAAACGGCGCCATCGGTAAAGAACCGGCCGCGTCGTCACCCGGACACGCCGGAGATATTCGACGCCAGCAACCTGACGCCTACGGGCGAAATACTGGTCGATGAGAATATGGTGCTGCACAAGAAGGGCGACCGGCTCTGGCATACCGATTCCTCCTTCATGGACCTGCGTTCGGCCTATTCGCTGTTGCTCGCCTATGAAGTGCCCAAGGAAGGCGGGCTCACCTATTTTGCCGACATGCGGTCGGCCTATGAAGACCTGCCTGCCGACATCAAGGAAAAGGTCGACACGCTGCAGGCCGAACATTCGCTCTGGTATTCGCGCCTGCTCGCGGGTTTCCCGATTACCGAGGAGGAGATTGACGGCCGTCCCAAAGCCCGCCAGCCCATGGTCATGCACCAGGAAGCAACCGGACGCACCGCCATCTATATCGGCAGCCATGCGATGGACGTCGTTGGCCTGCCACGCGAGGAAGGGCGCGCGCTCATCAAATATCTGATCGAATTCGCCACCCAGCCACACTATGTATTCGGCGTCTCCTACCAACCGGGCGACATCGTTATCTGGGACAATCTGGCGACCATGCACCGGGGCGGCGATTTCGACATCTATAAGGAAAGGCGCGACATGCGTCGGACGACCGTGCGCGAAGGCGAACCACCCGAACATGCCGACGATCCGTTCACAGCCTATTTCTCCGCTTCGGCACCGCAGAGCTGA
- a CDS encoding MFS transporter, whose translation MSMTATDPSPPVVIEVTDVIERQRINAFVIRLVAISWTVTFLDGFDMLVISFVAPYLRDGFGADVISLGELFAVGVFGAMLGGIAFGWLGDRYGRRPIIIASVVAFGATSMAIALAPNMQVLLALRFLNGVALGGLMPLAWALNIEYVPRRYRATVVTVIMMGYTLGGVVAGPMTVWLAPLYGWQSVFMVSGVATLLLVPLLFALLPESARYLAVKGRSPDKIAKALNALEPGLGARPQDRFMVTDETAPATGKGFRIATLFKGDLRPITSLLWLAYIGSSMAVYFKSNWGPIIFEDVGFTRTQAAMIMSVSSIGGSLAGLALMRFTDRLGPIAIAFYPMLAAPLLLVMGLAPVSLQGLAAFSLLSMAMISGTHFGMHSIAGIFYPSAIRANGAGWATSVAKIGSIFAPLLGGYLLAMNMPPRLLFVLLAATPLLSCVSLLLLARVGKRQAARTPVPTDNIVLPAHAVATKP comes from the coding sequence ATGAGCATGACCGCAACCGATCCATCGCCCCCCGTCGTCATCGAGGTGACGGACGTGATCGAACGTCAGCGGATCAATGCGTTCGTCATCCGCCTCGTCGCGATATCGTGGACCGTCACCTTTCTCGACGGTTTCGACATGCTCGTCATCTCCTTCGTCGCGCCCTATCTGCGCGACGGGTTCGGCGCGGACGTCATCTCCCTGGGCGAACTGTTCGCCGTCGGCGTGTTCGGCGCGATGCTGGGCGGGATCGCTTTTGGTTGGCTGGGCGACCGCTATGGGCGCCGCCCGATCATCATCGCGTCGGTGGTGGCGTTCGGGGCGACCAGCATGGCCATTGCGCTCGCGCCCAATATGCAGGTGCTGCTGGCGCTGCGTTTCCTGAACGGCGTGGCGCTGGGCGGGTTGATGCCGCTCGCCTGGGCGCTCAACATCGAATATGTGCCGCGCCGCTATCGGGCGACCGTCGTGACCGTCATCATGATGGGCTATACGCTGGGCGGCGTTGTCGCAGGACCGATGACGGTGTGGCTGGCGCCGCTTTATGGCTGGCAATCGGTATTCATGGTGTCGGGCGTGGCGACGCTGCTGCTCGTCCCGCTCCTCTTTGCCCTGCTGCCTGAATCCGCCCGCTATCTGGCGGTGAAGGGGCGATCGCCCGACAAGATCGCAAAGGCGCTGAACGCGCTGGAACCGGGGCTTGGGGCGCGGCCGCAGGACCGCTTCATGGTCACGGACGAAACAGCGCCCGCCACAGGAAAGGGCTTCCGTATCGCCACCCTGTTCAAAGGCGATCTGCGGCCGATCACCAGCCTGCTCTGGCTCGCCTATATCGGCAGTTCGATGGCGGTCTATTTCAAGTCCAACTGGGGCCCGATCATCTTCGAGGATGTCGGTTTCACCCGGACGCAGGCGGCGATGATCATGTCCGTCAGCTCGATCGGCGGCTCGCTCGCTGGCCTGGCGCTCATGCGCTTTACCGACCGGCTGGGGCCGATCGCGATCGCTTTCTATCCGATGCTGGCGGCACCGCTGCTGTTGGTCATGGGCCTCGCTCCCGTCTCGCTGCAGGGTCTGGCCGCCTTCTCCCTTCTGAGCATGGCGATGATCAGCGGCACGCATTTCGGCATGCATTCCATCGCGGGCATTTTCTATCCCAGCGCCATCCGCGCCAATGGCGCGGGCTGGGCGACATCGGTGGCCAAGATCGGATCGATCTTCGCACCGCTGCTGGGCGGCTATCTGCTGGCGATGAACATGCCCCCCCGCCTGCTGTTCGTCCTGCTTGCGGCGACGCCGCTGCTCTCGTGCGTTTCGCTGCTCCTGCTTGCCCGTGTCGGCAAGCGCCAGGCGGCCCGCACGCCCGTTCCCACCGACAACATCGTCCTTCCGGCGCATGCCGTGGCGACCAAGCCCTAA
- a CDS encoding TonB-dependent receptor domain-containing protein has protein sequence MKMRLSTQRMRANASVLAMIGVAMALPTGVAAQESAPADPTTAPQSVGAQTTEGASGALPVTDIVVTGTRLGSNFNAPTPVTSIGAERLDALGITNVGEALNQLPSFRASSGPAAQANLGGNIGARLLDLRGLDPQRTLVLVDGKRFVPSTVQGSVDTNLIPSSLLRSVDVVTGGASAAYGSDAVAGVVNFVLDRKKEGLDGEFAAGMSQRGDDGNLFASLSGGMRFGDRIHVIGAVEYEKLEGLGTCTSRSWCDSQTLILGNTPGAGGLPANLIIGGVNTSTMSPGGLINRSYNAAGQVIGTTATDPLRGTKFLADGTPGRFQYGSLVGPLFMLGGEGQGRNGFISALRLKVPLERVSTYGALTADLTDDVTLTADLSYGRVKGTVDGAIFRDFNGTLLGRIKRDNPFIPAAVASTMDANGVASFILGKAAFDLGPGRATSTTETYRGVLGVEAKLSDKWTVNGFYQYGRTNFTQRATNLVNQANLLKAVDAVRSGGQIVCRVNADAITSNDDAGCVPFNPFGEGQFSQASVGYITGNGLQRTVNEQHVAGVDLRGELFDLPAGPVTVAVGAEYRRDTVDGTADPISAANGFYSLNGSALSGGVTVKEIFGEIAVPVLRNSSVGYALDLNGAARRTDYSTTGSVTTWKAGLVYEPIEGVRLRGTRSRDIRAPNIFELFGPQTLRSIGLSDPLNGGLQTNPFVVTGANPNLSVEKADSWTGGFVIAPRSGLLQRLRLSVDYYNIKVADAIGALGAQTLVNRCAQGATNFCDQITRDANNQILQVRDVILNSNALKTSGYDIELQYRQPLGSWGELNGQLIANITKELTTVDALGAVDRAGQTGVRTGTIPGVPDYVLDGVLTWTVGKFQLTGHGRYIPSGIYWTNFVGPDQDGYAVTAPNSVDNNNVPSRFYLDMTARVNVEAGNGRTFQLFATVNNLLDRDPPAMPGPSGGTNQILFDPVGRAFKVGARFHFGA, from the coding sequence ATGAAGATGCGATTGAGCACCCAGCGCATGCGCGCAAACGCGAGTGTCTTGGCCATGATCGGGGTAGCGATGGCGCTGCCGACCGGTGTGGCCGCACAGGAGTCCGCCCCGGCTGATCCAACTACCGCCCCGCAATCCGTCGGTGCCCAGACGACCGAAGGCGCATCGGGTGCCTTGCCCGTGACTGACATCGTCGTGACGGGCACGCGCCTGGGTTCCAATTTCAACGCGCCGACGCCGGTCACCTCGATCGGCGCTGAACGGCTCGATGCGCTGGGCATCACCAATGTCGGCGAAGCGCTGAACCAGTTGCCCAGCTTCCGCGCGTCGAGCGGTCCGGCGGCGCAGGCCAATCTGGGCGGCAATATCGGCGCTCGGCTACTCGATCTGCGCGGGCTCGATCCCCAGCGCACACTCGTCCTGGTCGATGGCAAGCGTTTCGTGCCCAGCACTGTGCAGGGTTCGGTCGATACCAACCTGATCCCGTCCTCCCTGTTGCGCAGCGTCGATGTCGTGACCGGGGGTGCCTCGGCCGCTTATGGGTCGGATGCGGTCGCAGGGGTGGTGAACTTCGTCCTCGACCGCAAGAAGGAAGGCCTGGACGGCGAATTTGCCGCGGGCATGTCGCAGCGGGGCGATGACGGCAATCTGTTCGCCAGCCTGTCGGGCGGCATGCGCTTTGGCGATCGCATTCATGTGATCGGAGCGGTCGAATATGAAAAGCTGGAAGGGTTGGGCACCTGCACCAGCCGTAGCTGGTGCGACAGCCAGACCCTGATCCTGGGCAATACGCCCGGTGCCGGTGGCCTGCCCGCCAATCTGATCATCGGCGGGGTCAATACATCGACCATGTCTCCGGGCGGCCTCATCAATCGGTCGTACAATGCGGCGGGTCAGGTGATCGGCACGACGGCGACCGATCCGTTGCGCGGCACCAAATTCCTGGCCGACGGCACGCCGGGGCGGTTCCAATATGGTTCGCTGGTCGGTCCGCTGTTCATGCTCGGCGGTGAGGGACAAGGGCGTAACGGCTTCATCTCCGCCCTGCGGCTCAAAGTGCCGCTGGAACGGGTGTCCACCTATGGCGCGTTGACGGCGGACCTGACCGACGATGTCACGCTGACCGCCGACCTGTCCTATGGTCGGGTCAAGGGGACCGTCGACGGCGCCATCTTCCGCGACTTCAACGGGACTTTGCTGGGCCGTATCAAGCGCGACAATCCCTTCATCCCTGCCGCCGTCGCATCGACGATGGATGCCAATGGCGTCGCCTCCTTCATCCTGGGCAAGGCCGCGTTCGACCTTGGCCCCGGCCGGGCGACATCGACCACGGAAACCTATCGCGGCGTGCTGGGTGTCGAGGCGAAGCTGAGCGACAAATGGACGGTCAACGGCTTCTATCAATATGGCCGCACCAATTTCACGCAACGGGCGACGAACCTCGTCAATCAGGCCAATCTTCTGAAAGCCGTAGACGCGGTGCGCTCCGGCGGCCAGATTGTCTGCCGCGTCAATGCCGACGCGATCACCAGCAATGACGATGCGGGCTGCGTGCCGTTCAACCCGTTCGGCGAAGGGCAATTCAGCCAGGCGTCGGTCGGCTATATCACTGGCAACGGCCTGCAGCGAACCGTCAATGAACAGCATGTCGCGGGCGTGGACCTGCGCGGCGAGCTGTTCGACCTGCCAGCGGGGCCGGTAACGGTGGCGGTGGGCGCGGAATATCGGCGCGATACCGTGGACGGCACCGCCGATCCCATCTCGGCGGCGAACGGCTTTTATTCGCTCAACGGCTCCGCTTTGTCGGGCGGCGTGACGGTGAAGGAAATATTCGGCGAGATCGCCGTCCCCGTGTTGCGCAATTCATCGGTCGGCTATGCGCTCGACCTCAATGGTGCGGCCCGCCGCACCGATTACAGCACCACAGGGTCGGTCACGACCTGGAAAGCCGGGCTCGTCTACGAACCGATCGAAGGCGTCCGCTTGCGCGGCACGCGGTCGCGCGACATTCGCGCGCCCAATATTTTCGAACTGTTCGGCCCGCAGACGCTGCGCTCGATCGGCCTGTCCGACCCGTTGAACGGCGGATTGCAGACCAACCCCTTCGTCGTCACCGGGGCCAATCCGAACCTGTCGGTCGAAAAGGCGGACAGCTGGACTGGCGGTTTCGTGATCGCCCCGCGGTCCGGCCTGCTCCAGCGGCTGCGCCTGTCGGTCGACTATTATAATATCAAGGTGGCCGACGCGATCGGTGCCCTGGGCGCGCAGACATTGGTCAACCGGTGCGCGCAAGGGGCCACCAATTTCTGTGACCAGATCACCCGCGATGCCAACAATCAGATTCTTCAGGTCCGCGACGTCATCCTCAATTCCAACGCCCTCAAGACCAGCGGCTATGACATCGAACTCCAATATCGCCAGCCGCTCGGTTCATGGGGCGAACTGAATGGGCAACTGATCGCGAATATCACGAAGGAACTGACGACCGTCGATGCCCTGGGCGCGGTCGATCGCGCAGGGCAGACGGGCGTGCGCACGGGCACGATTCCTGGCGTGCCCGATTATGTGCTGGATGGCGTGTTGACCTGGACGGTCGGGAAATTCCAGCTGACCGGTCATGGCCGCTATATTCCGTCGGGCATCTACTGGACCAATTTCGTCGGTCCCGATCAGGATGGCTATGCCGTCACCGCACCGAACAGCGTCGACAATAATAATGTGCCCAGCCGCTTCTACCTCGACATGACGGCGCGGGTGAATGTCGAAGCCGGAAACGGACGGACCTTCCAATTGTTCGCCACGGTGAACAATCTGCTCGATCGCGATCCGCCTGCCATGCCCGGACCATCGGGCGGCACCAACCAGATCCTGTTCGATCCGGTCGGTCGCGCGTTCAAGGTCGGCGCGCGCTTCCACTTCGGTGCATAA